In the Granulosicoccus antarcticus IMCC3135 genome, TGCAGAAAACTATCAACCACACCAATCACCGTATTGTCGCGCACCACCACCTGCATGCGCTCACCACCCGGATGCTGGATGATGTTTACCCGCTCCCCAATCGTAGCTTTACCAGAATTAGCAATAAGTGGCGACCAGCCGCGCTCCTGGGGTTGATTGCCTGCCTCATTGGGTCCGAGCAACGCAACAATCGTAAAATCCAGACGCTCATCGGTAACGAAGAATTGCTGAGGGTTCAGTGCAAATGCCACAGGTTCGCGTACACCAGAAATGCTCGTCAGATAATCAAACTGCAAAGTGCTCGATGCTGCACTTTCCACTGTTGAAAGCACGTGATTGTTGGTCATGAATAAGCCAGGCCCAATCATTACCCCCGATCCATACCCGACAACTGACCTCATATCATTGCGTATTTGCACGCGGGCAACGGATCTTGCTGCGATAACGCCACGTTCAAAAAATTCGACACTGGATAACTCGCTGGCATCAAGAATACGTTCGAGCGGATTGAAGGATACGCTCTGATCGTCTGTAATGGCATCAGCATCGGCGTATTGACCGAGCCTTTCGAGACGAGTCCTGTATCGAGAGCGTTTATCAAGATGCTGCCAATTGGTTTTTTCACCGGCAGCAAACCTGGATAATTCGTCCAGAACCAGATTGCGTTCAGGCCTGGACTTTGCAAACCTTTCTTCAGCACTATCAATTTGAGAAATAAGTGTGCTCATGACTGTCCCCGTCGTCCTCTGCCTCATTCATTACGCTGAGACTATGACGTTGCTTTACGCGGACCATAAAACCGCTGCATACAGCTTTGCAAAAAACAGGGTAAATATCTACTAAACCTAAGCACGGTCAGTAAAATGGCGAAACGATATCAGCCATGAAATATCGTCATGTAACGATATTTTTTGACCAGAGTGCAATCTGTCATATGACCGAAAGACCACCTAGTCATTGTCACTTGTCACGGCATTGGCTCGTGAGGCAGCCCGAGGAGGGAACCGTGGTTCGCAGAGAGCTCGCAAGTCGCACCTCGGTTACAATGTGACGAACACCTTGGTAACGGCCTGCTTTTTGCTGCTCCGAAACCATTGCCGTACCGCGCTACCGTCCTGGTTGATTACGACCAGAGCGATCTTTGCGTACAAGGCCTGCATAACCTGCACTGTCGCAGGTGCACATGACAGAGGATTGCACGAGCATGATGAGTTTCAGGATTCTTGCAGCAACAATAGGACTTGCGGGCGTATTGAGCGCTTGTGACAACACCACTATTGGCAGCTTCACAGTCGATGAAGATTTGCCCGAGACTCGAGTGGAAGGCGGTGGTTTCGTCACGATATTGCCCGCCGAGCTCGCCCCCTTCAATCTGAATATAGAGGCCTCCGAAGAGTTCGGGGCCGAACAGTACGATTACCTCACCTATATCAAGTTGTCGTCACTGTCTTTCAGCATCACAGCATCCTCCGAAGACGCGGATGAGGACGTCGCCGAAAATGGTATGCCTGATGACTTCGACTTCCTGTCATCAATAGCGCTCTATATCGAAGCCAGCATCGATGGCACTGAACAGCGCGCACTGATTGCCAGCCTGGCGCAAAACGATACGCAGCTGAGCTCAGGTATGCAGAACATTCAGCTATCCACAACAGGCGTGGACATCCTGGACTTCGTCGAGGCTGATGACGGCTACACCATTGTCTCGGAAGTCTCTGGTACCGCCCCACCGGATGCAGTCATCTTTGATGGCTCATCCAGCTACCGTGTCGGTGTCGGTTTCCGTTAAGCCTCTTGTGCTGTTCAACTCTAGAAAGTTGTGCGTGCCGGACAATGTATTTCGACGAATAAGCTCATCAAACAATGTGAGCGATGTCCGGCTTCGTACCCTCTGTTAGTATGGCTGTACGCAGTGGGAATCATGATATTCCTTCATGTCCCGCGCATCTTACAGAGCAGCCGAATATCTGATGCAAAGTACCATCGTAGGAAAGCTTCTGAAGATCTTGACGATTGTCAGTGAAGCAAAAAAACCGTATACGTTTTCCGAACTGGTAATTGCCAGTGAACTCAACAAAAGCACTCTGCATAGAATTCTCGCTCTTTCTATCAAGAACGGACTCCTGCAATTTGATGAGCAAAGAAAACTCTATCTGCTAGGTCCTAAACTGTTCAACCTGGTACAGAATGCTTATAGCGGCTACGATATTCAGTTCATTGCGCTCGACGAAATGATACGGCTCAATAATCTGACAGGCGAGAACGTCACCATTGGCGTACCTTTGGGTTCGGACGTTGTTTACCTGAAAGTGCTGGAATCACTACACTCTGCAGGACCTGTCCAGCAGCCAGGCATGCGCGAATCGGCCCATTGCTCAGCATCTGGAAAAGCCCTGTTGGCTTTCCTTCCGGACAGTGCCATCAAGGCAAGACTGAAAACGCATGATTTCAAGCAATACACCGCTCGCACTATCACCGAACCTGCAGCGTTCCTGAAGGTTATTGATAAGGTTAGAGTGGCTGGTTATGCCACCAATGACCGAGAAGAATACGATCACTTTGTCGGTATATCGGCACCGATTTTCAACTATCTGTCCGAACCCATCGCCGTACTCAATATCTGGAGCCTGCACCAGAGGTGTCCACTTGAGAAGCTTTGCCAGTCAGCCAATGAACTGATGATATCAACGGCTCGGGTCACCGGATTTATTGGAGGAAGCCCACCTTTTCTCGGAAGTCTGACGGAGCAAAATAATTGATTCTGATAGTCGCTACTCTTTCAACCATTTGCCGTTACTAGACCTGACGATGGCAGCGTTGTCAAAGTGCAACCGGGAAGTCTATGCCACGCAGACCCCCAGGTTCAGCTTCGATCAATACGTTTGCCAAATTTGTCCATAAGCGTCATGGCGGGAGCCGCCAACGGTATCAGCGACTTCAGAGGCTGATGCAGTCGGATGGGCTTGATCGGTAGGACCGGAAACGGCAATGTGTTCTCGGGCTCTCCCAGTAATTTACGTGTCAGTGCACGTCCCATGACCGAGGTCATTGCAATACCTCGCCCACTGAACCCCAGGGCCGCGGTGACACCAGGAGCCGGCTCATGGATATGCGGCATCATTTCAGGAGTCACCGCTATTCGACCGGACCAGGTCCGCTCTATGGCAATACCCCGAAGCTGAGGAAAAACGGTATGCAATCCTTCTTGCAGGCGTTTATGCCCACCCAATGTGCCGACGTGATCAGTACTGCCAACGCAACCGAATATCAGCCGCCCACCCCTGTCATATCTGGTGTAATAGATAGCTAATCGTGTATCCGAAAGCGTAACCTGATCGGGCAGAACGGAAGCCTGTTGCTCCTGTGTCAAGGGCGCAGTTGCAATAGAGATACTCACCAGGGGATAGAATGTTTTTTGCAACTTTGGCCATGGTGCAGCACTTGTATAAGCATTGGTCGTCATGACGACCTGCTGCGCTGTGACTGATCCACCAGGGGTCCTCACTTGCCAACGCTCATTGCTGCGTTTCAGTTCTTTCACACGAGTACCACAGAAAATTCTGGCTCCCCTGGCAACCGCAGCAGAGGCATAGCCTCGTGTGAGTGACAGTGGCTGTACATGTCCACCTGAACGATGCAACAAGGCAAAACGATATTCTGGTGAACCTGTCATCGTCTCGACATCATCAGCCTCTATCGTCTCTATCCTGGCACCCGCTTCACTCCAACCTTGATAGAGATGCTCAAGCGTCTTGCGCGACTTACTGGTGTGTGCTGCCTGTACCCAACCGCGTTGGACGGGGTCACAATCTATTCCAAAGTGCTCGATATCCTTGAACAGATCATCTGCCGCACTTAGTGTTGTCTTTACCAGTATCTCAGCCCTGGAAACTCCGAACCGTTGAGTCAGCTGATCCGGGGTTTCTCGCCACATCGGATTGCATTGCCCACCACTTCTTCCCGAAGCTCCCCAACCGATATCACGCTCTTCCAGAAGCACCACAGACATACCTGCTTCAGCCAGTCCCAGCGCTGTTCGGCAACCGCTCAGCCCACCGCCAACTACGATGACGTCTGCCTCTATATTTTGCTCGACAGCCGGGTAATCACTTTTGGGAGTCGCAGTGGTTGTCCAGTGAATTTGCTCAGGGGGATGACTCATCTCACAATTTCTCGGTATTAACCAGACCAAAGTTTCAGCATACAAAACAAATATTTTGCCTAGTGGAACCTAACTTAAAAATGGGTTATGGTCAACTTCTCTGAATAATGGTCTACGCTTTCTCGATAGTGATCTTCACCTGAATTCTTATTCAAACAATGGGCTCACATCGTGATTGTCAAATGCCAAATTTGGGCATTCTAATCAATTACTTAGCTTGATGGTCGTTTGTACCCGCAGTTAAACTTGAAGGAGATTAATGTGAAATTTCGTACAACCCATACGCTGGTAGCCGGTGCCCTTGCACTGCTTGCCGCGCAAAGTGCTACAGCCCAGGATCTCGACGAATTGACAGTAGGGTACTTTCTGGAATGGCCCATGCCGATGCTGGCAGCCAAAGCATCCGGTGCTTTTGACGAAGCTCTGGGCATGAAGGTCAATTGGGTCTCTTTCGAGACGGGTACTGCCATGAGTGCCGCCATGGCATCAGGTGACGTACAGATCTCGGTCTCTCAGGGTGTCCCGCCTTTTGTTATCGCTGTCTCAGGTGGGCAGGACCTGCAACTGGTTGATGTCGCAGTCAGCTATTCTGATAACGACAATTGCGTTGTCTCAGCGAATCTTGAGATTGATGCTGATAGCGCCGATGAGCTGGCAGGCAAGAAAGTTGCCGTACCTCTGGGTACCGCTGCGCATTATGGATTCCTGAGGCAGATGGATCATTTTGGTATCGACGTCGCTAGCCTGCAAGTGGTAGACATGGCTCCACCTGAAGGTGCAGCAGCTTTGGGTCAGGGAGCCGTAGATTTCGCCTGTGGATATGGTGGTGGTTTTACCCGGATGATGGAACACGGAAACGTATTGCTGAGCGGCGCTGAAAAAGAAGAGCTGGGCATTCTGGTGTTTGATGTAACTTCAGCACCGGCCTCGTTCATTGCAGAGAACGGTGATGTCGTGTCAAAATTTCTTGAAGTCACCGCCGAGGCCAACAAGGAATGGGCAGAATCGGGAAATGATGAATTGCTGGAAATTATCGCCTCAGGAGCCGGCATGGACCTGGAGGCCGCCCGATCAGCAATCTCCACAATGAAGTTTCCCACTGTTGAAGAACAGCTTTCAGACAAATGGCTGGGTGCAAATGCTGCCACCTTCATGAAAGGCGTAGCCGATGTATTCGTCGACGCTGGCTCCATAGATTCAGCGCTTGATAGTTACGTTGGCACTGTCAACACTGGCCCACTGCAAGCCATTCAAGACCGTTGATCAAGTGAGTGCCGAGGTTGCTGTTCAACCCCGGCACTTACTCCGCGCCTGTAAACAACGGAGATTACTGTGGGTACACTAATACTTGAAAACCTCTCGATGCGTTTTGACATTCCCAATGGAGAGGCCGTGCAGGCGCTGGAGAATGTCTCTTTAAAGTTGAATGAGGGGGAATTGCTGAGCGTACTCGGACCTTCAGGATGCGGCAAGACAACGCTTCTGAATATTGTTGCAGGCTTTCTGGCACCTACAGAAGGAAAACTGGTTCTCAACGAGCACGATATCGTCGGGCCAGATGCTGAACGAGGCATGGTATTTCAACAAGGTGCCTTGTTCGAATGGATGTCAGTTCGCGAAAACGTCGGCTTTGGCCTACTGATGAAAGGCACTCCTGAAAAAGAGAAAAGCATCGTCGTCAATCACTTGCTGGATGTGGTTGGACTCAGGCAGTTCAAGGACAAGGCGGTCTATGAACTATCGGGAGGCATGCAGCAACGCGTCGCACTCGCCCGCTGTCTGGCCAATGACCCTGATGTCATTCTGATGGATGAACCCCTGGGAGCCCTTGATGCCCTGACACGGGAGAAAATGCAGAGCCTGGTGCTGAAGCTCTGGAAGGAGACCGGCAAGACCATCATTCTGATAACCCACTCTGTTGAAGAGGCGCTTCTGCTCGGTGAGCGATTGATCGTAATGGCACCTCGCCCGGGAAGAATCCACACCGAATACCACTTGCCGTTTGCCGAAATGGGAGTGACCACCGATTTGCGTGAAGTGAAAAAACATCCTGATTTCGCCATCAAACGCGAGGAGATACTGAACATGATCTGGGATATGGAAGAAGAGATCATGGGCGGATCGGAGGATTCAGCATGATCGCATTAACCATTTATGTTCTCATTTTTATCGTTGCCTACCTCATCGTCACCAAGGTAATCAAGAGCGCAGGAGAGCGTGGCTACGCATCCAGAAAAACAGTCACATTTGGCGATGAGAGCGCGGTTCGTCCCAACCGAATTGCCAGCGTCATATCCGTTGCATCCATCTTTCTGCTATGGGGTATGTTCACTGGCTCCAATTTGTTACCAGACTTTCTGCACGCACCCGCGCCTTTCGAAGGCAAGCTGTCATTCACTTATACGGCAGAGGACAGCTCTCAGGCAACTGACGACGCCACAGTGAATGTCGTGGTATATCCACGAGACACAAAGCCTGAAAAACTCGTCACCGAGCCAGGCGATGGTTTCGCCAAGAACGATGTGTCCTCCGTTGCACAATGGCGCACAAAGCTTGTCAACGTTGTGAAGAATGATGTAACCGAAGATGGCGGCAAAGCGAAAGTGATCGCCATCAATGGGCAGAGCATCAAACCCGGTCAGAGCGTAAAAATCGACGGCGGTGCCGTCACACTTTCGGACAAAGGCACGCCCATCGTCGAGCCTGCAGCAGGCTGGCAGATGGAATCGCTCTACCTGCCGGCACCCGAGGTCGTCTGGTCACGAACGTTAAGGATACTTGACGAAGGGTTTCGTAACTTCACGCTGGCTGAGCACCTGGGGTACTCACTGTTCCGTGTCATTGTCGGCTTCTTGCTTGGAGCCCTTGTTGGCATTCCACTCGGGTACGCCATGGGCTTGAGCAACTGGTTCCGTGGCTGGTTTGATCCGATTGTCGAGTTCATGCGCCCGGTCCCGCCATTGGCCTTGATCCCGTTGGTCATTATCTGGGTTGGCATTGGCGAGGCAGGAAAGATAATCCTGCTATTCCTGGCATCGCTCTGGATCATGGCCATTGCTGCACGCGCAGGCGTATCGGGTGTCAAGATATCCAAAGTGCATGCAGCTTATTCGCTTGGCGCCGGGCAGTGGCAGATCATGCGCTACGTCATTATCCCCAATTCTCTACCGGAGATATTCACGGGCGCACGTGTGGCTATGGGAGTCTGCTGGGGCACCGTCGTTGCCGCCGAACTGGTCGCAGCAGAACAGGGAGCGGGCATGATGATCATGACAGCCTCCAAGTTCCAGAACACCGATATCGTGCTGATGGGGATTATCCTGATCGGTATTATCGGGTTCGGAATCGATCTGCTCATGCGATGGGCAGAACGCCTTCTGGTACCGTGGAAAGGCAAAGGCTGATTTTTTTCAGACCATTGAACCTGAGGGCTGAGAGCAGAATAAAATCACATTTCTGCCCCCGCCCCTAAGGTCGAACAGGTAGCGACAATCTCTGCTCGCCGCCTGTTCGACACTCACAGGGCTCGAGCGAGCATGGCAGTTGACTTCTGCCTCTCTTTAAATGCTGCTGATTTCAAAGCCTTCCAGAATATCGCTAACCACCTGCTTCGACAAGTCAGAACAGTTCGGTAGCCCTTGCGAGAAGGGATACCGTTCAAGAACCTGTGGTAGCGCCAGACAATAAATGCGAGCGCTTGTCTCCACAGACAAATCAAGTCTGAATGGCTTGAGCAATGGCGACTCACCATCAAGCAGATTTTGAGTTAATGAAGGAAAGAGCAGTTCTTGTGGTGAAGCCGAGGATTGACCACGCGCATCGAACATCGCATCAAACTCCATTTTCTGATCGCTGAACTCGACCAGAACTTCACCACTTGGCACGGATGTGAAAGAGGAATCCTCACCCGAGGCAACGATTGTGAGTACCCCGGCTTGATGCATGGCCAGCACTCGGGCAACAGACAGGTGCGGCAACGCTGCGTAGCAATCCGCGAACACAGGCAATAAATGCTGTTTGAAGCATTGCCAGTCGGCAGCATCAAGCCACGCCAGTACAAGTTCGAAATGCTCGTGGCCTCGCAGCAACACATAGCGGTGTGCAATTGTCTCTTTGCAACGCATGGAGGCTCGCACCTCTTGCAGGTTCTGCCTGACAGCATCAAGCCCACCGCGCTCTTTTCTTCCCCTGAAATACGCCGATGAAAATCCTTCTATCGTACGAGCATCTGGGCCCAGTTGTTTCAGGTAGCCTGGATCAGCGGCATCCAGCTCATCCAATAACAACTTGAATACCCGCCACAGCAATCCGTTAGAGCCGTATTCGAGTTCGTTGCAAACCGCCTCCTGCGTTATACGGGTCAATGGTTCGTAGGGAAAGGGATAGAAAAAATCAGCTTCCGGCATGATGCCATTGCGAGAAACCATGGTCACTCGCAGATCGCAGGCTTGCTCACCAGCCACCCATAGCACATGCTCACCCTGCTCTATGAACTCACCGTGCGCATGCCCCAGTGCGATGACAATATCAACGGCGGACAGTGATGAGCCAAGAATACCGATACGACCAGGTTCGTGCTGGGTGATCTGGGTATAGGGCCAGGGCGAGAGTAACTGAGCCTGATCAATCGAGGGCTTCTTGGGCCAGAGATGCCCTGTGGCAATCACGATGGTATCCAGACTGATCTCCCGCTCTTTACCTACTTCAGTGTTGAATATCACTGTTACAGATTCGCGCTCGACAACCAGATCTATCACCTTGGTTGAGCTATGCACCTTGATCTGATGACCGGCACACTCAGCAAGCTCACACAGCTGCATGAATTCGGCCTGAAGGAATTCTCCAATCAGAAGACGCGGATAAAACGCACGAGCAGAGATATCATCAGAACTTATCTCCCACTCGCTGAGTTCACGAGCGGGCTGCGTCTCAAGCCAATGCACCAGTGATCTGGTCAGTGACGGGATCTCTCGACTGAAGGCATTACACAGCATATAGTCGGCATTCATGCCGTTGCGATAGGGCATACCTGTACCTGCAACCGCCTCTGATTCGAAGAGTTCTATAGTCAGCGCGACCCGACTCTCCAGGAGCCTCTTCAGAGTGTACAAACCCATCGCACCACAGCCGACGATGCCAACGCGTTTTCGCAACATGATTTCACGACTCACAATACCAGACAGATTTACACTAAACCGGCATTAACCAGTGGCTGAAATACTACGCTTTTGCCACATTCGAAATGGACGAATTGAAGGTTGTACCCATGAGAATTACCCCGAGTGATTCCCCGCGCAGAGGGGTATTTTCAATTAACGTGAGCCGGCAGATTTTCAGCCAGAACACGTTCAAGGTCAGCCAACCTGAATGGCTTTTGCAAGAAGATGATGCCATCGTCCAGACGACCGTTGTGAACCACTGAGTTTTCAGTGAATCCAGACATATAGATAGCTGTGGCTTCGGGATAAAAACCGCGCAGCTCTTTCACCAACACCCTGCCATTCTTGGTTCCGGGAATGATGATGTCCGACAGAATGACATCAATGCTGTCGACTTCACTAGCCAGCTTTAACACCGAGTCTTCATCGTAAGCGCTGTGTACGACACAACCCAGACTCATCATCTGCTCCGAGAACATCTCGCGTAGCTCTTCGTTGTCTTCGATGAGAAATACCTTCAGTCCATGCAATTTGTAGCTATTCTCTGGCACAGCCACAGGTGGGACAACGTCGATCTCAGACTGTTCCCGGGGCAAGTAGAGCTTGATGGTGGTACCAATGCCGAGTTCGGAGTAGATTTTCAGATGCCCTTCAGACTGCTTGGCGAATCCGAATGCCATCGATAGACCCAAACCCGTTCCCTTACCCACTTTTTTGGTCGTGAAAAACGGTTCTATCGCCTGCTTGGCAACCTCTTCCGACATGCCTGTACCGGTGTCCGTGAGGGCTATACAGACATAATTTCCAGCCTGCACTTCTGTATGCGCTTTGGCATATTCATGATCCAGCCGCGCGTTGCTCACCTCCAGCGTCAGATACCCTCCTTCGCTCATCGCATCTCTGGCATTGACAACCAGATTCAATACCACAGCTTCCAGCTGCACGGGGTCGACCTTTGTTCTCCACAGGCCTCCATCAGCAATGATCTCCAGACGGATACTATCTCCTACAGAGGTCTGCAACAGCATCGCAGAGTCTCGGATCCTTTTCGCCACATCCAGCACCTTGGGCGACAGAGGCTGCTTTCTGGCAAATGAAAGTAGTTGCTGAGTCAACCTCGCCCCTTGGTTAACGGCTTTCAGCGTAGCTTTAGCATAACGCTGCAATGAAATATCCTTGCTTCTTTCATTCAGGATTTCAACATTACCCAATATGATAGCCAGAATATTGTTGAAGTCGTGGGCCACGCCTCCAGTCAGCTTACCGACCGCTTCATTCTTCTGGGTTTGAACCAGTATTTCCTGTTTCAGAATTTCGTCAGTAACATCCTGCGCAACTGCATCGATACCAAGTTTGATTCCCTGGCTACTGAATTTTGCTAAAAAGCTTTGGCGGATATGTCTAAATTGACCATCGGGAAAATTGATCCGATAGGTTTGCGTGTCTCGGTGCTGTGTCAGGATTCGTTCTCTGGATTCCAGAGAACGAATAGTGTCCTCTGCATTCATCATCGTTTGTTCGATGTCCTCGCCAACCTGCAAGCTACGCATGGTCTCTATGGACTTACCATGAAAATCAGCATAGTTCTGATCACAATCGATTATATGATCCATGTTCGCGTCAAACGTACAGTATCCAAGACCGGCTAGTTTGGCAGCCTCCGCCAAGCGGCTTACGCCTTTATGCAACTCCTCCCTGCCACTCAGAATCTGATCACGCATTTGATGAATGGCACCCACCAGCTCATCAAGTTCATCCGCGTCTTCAGCAACTGATTCTCGCTTCAAATGCAAACGCAGGTCGCGCAGATCTTCCAAAGGCTTTCGCAATTGCTTCACCAACTCGAACATCGGTGTCAGCACTTTCAAATTGAACTGACGCATGACCAGAAAACTGACAATAAAAGCGACAGCCAGGTAGATGAGCACCAAAGTGACTACTTGCTGGCGAACAGAAGCCCATACTCCTTCCTCCGAAGCATGGATACTCAAGGAACCGATCGATTCGACATCCCCTTTGTGATTCACATACCCCAATGGAACCACAATTCGTGGAACTGACAAATCGGGTTGCGTTTCACCCGCTTCAATACGCCTGCCTGTACTGTCTTTCACCACCGCATATTTGATGCTGTCAAGAGCAATAAAACCTTGCAACTGATATTCAATATTCTCGATATCCAACTGCCACAGCAGTTCTTCAATGTACGGCTTGTAGACCTGACCTACCCGTTCAATTTTTTCATCCAGCTGATGTAATGAATACTGGTAGGTGCCCATTACAGCTAAGAAGCATGCCAACAGCAACGTGATAAACAACGGTAAAACCATCGACCATAGGGCCTTCAAACCGATTTTTGACACAGATGACCTGGTATTCAACCTATTGATTCTCGGCGATGTAATCAGCCATGATCATCTGGTAGCTTCCATCAGATTTCATTTCTCTCAGGGTTCTTTCCAGCTCTGGAATCTTCTTGTAGTGTTTTGAGTTCACATACAGATAGAATTCTTTAGTCACGCTGTATTTCGTTGTAATCAGTTGCTCCAACCCTTTGTCACGAGCCATCATCAGCGTGGGCGAAACCATCAGAAATGCGATGTCAATACGTTTTGACAACAGCATTTCCAGCAGACTGTCGATCTTTCGCACGGGAACAGCATTGGCATGCTTCCCGAACAACTTTTCAGCCAGCTTCCAACCGCGCACGTATCCAACACTATATTGATCAAAATCAGCAACTGAAATGACACTGACGTCTGGATCGAGAGTGAAGCCGGTGAAAACCAACTGGGTAACAACCTCAGATACTTTTCTCAAATTGGGGTAATTTGAAAGCGGTATGTCTATCCGAGCTGCCTCTCCATCAATCAGCCCGGCATTGGCATTGGCCAAACCCCGTGCTGCAGGTGTCGCTATGAACTCAACGTTCAGGCCAGCTCTGGCGAACCATTCATCATAGAGAATATCCAGGTAGCCATCGCCTGTCTTGGTGATCAACGGTGGTAATGTTTCGGTTGATAACACCCAGGACTCGACGACTGGCTCAGCGATGACATCTGCCGAGGCCGGTAGCACGTAACATGAAAAACACAATGCCAGCATGGCCCTGCAACGGCCGGTCAGCTGAAAGCTTTTCATGAATTCTGGCTTGACCATCATCCGTTTCCTGTCAGTACTCTGAATTTCCCCTGGCGGGACACGGACCCGAACTGACAGCGGCGGCCCTTGCATACTAGAATCAGTCTAGCACTCAAAAAGAATATCACGACCTTATAGATCTCGACATGAACGTCTTGGGGTTACCTCTGCAGACAATAATTTGGAACTAGCGTATCCCTGTAGCACGCTCGTTCAACGCGGTTTCCAATTCAGCAATAACCAGCAACTCTCTTTTGTGCAATGCCTCAAGGCAGGCCTTTGCCTCAGCTTCGAACGGCAGTTGCAATGCATCTGCAATCGCAGCTTCTATCTGCTTTTCGTGCCTCATACGATCATTCAGAAAAACCTCGTGCTCATCAT is a window encoding:
- a CDS encoding substrate-binding periplasmic protein; this encodes MKSFQLTGRCRAMLALCFSCYVLPASADVIAEPVVESWVLSTETLPPLITKTGDGYLDILYDEWFARAGLNVEFIATPAARGLANANAGLIDGEAARIDIPLSNYPNLRKVSEVVTQLVFTGFTLDPDVSVISVADFDQYSVGYVRGWKLAEKLFGKHANAVPVRKIDSLLEMLLSKRIDIAFLMVSPTLMMARDKGLEQLITTKYSVTKEFYLYVNSKHYKKIPELERTLREMKSDGSYQMIMADYIAENQ
- a CDS encoding ATP-binding protein codes for the protein MGTYQYSLHQLDEKIERVGQVYKPYIEELLWQLDIENIEYQLQGFIALDSIKYAVVKDSTGRRIEAGETQPDLSVPRIVVPLGYVNHKGDVESIGSLSIHASEEGVWASVRQQVVTLVLIYLAVAFIVSFLVMRQFNLKVLTPMFELVKQLRKPLEDLRDLRLHLKRESVAEDADELDELVGAIHQMRDQILSGREELHKGVSRLAEAAKLAGLGYCTFDANMDHIIDCDQNYADFHGKSIETMRSLQVGEDIEQTMMNAEDTIRSLESRERILTQHRDTQTYRINFPDGQFRHIRQSFLAKFSSQGIKLGIDAVAQDVTDEILKQEILVQTQKNEAVGKLTGGVAHDFNNILAIILGNVEILNERSKDISLQRYAKATLKAVNQGARLTQQLLSFARKQPLSPKVLDVAKRIRDSAMLLQTSVGDSIRLEIIADGGLWRTKVDPVQLEAVVLNLVVNARDAMSEGGYLTLEVSNARLDHEYAKAHTEVQAGNYVCIALTDTGTGMSEEVAKQAIEPFFTTKKVGKGTGLGLSMAFGFAKQSEGHLKIYSELGIGTTIKLYLPREQSEIDVVPPVAVPENSYKLHGLKVFLIEDNEELREMFSEQMMSLGCVVHSAYDEDSVLKLASEVDSIDVILSDIIIPGTKNGRVLVKELRGFYPEATAIYMSGFTENSVVHNGRLDDGIIFLQKPFRLADLERVLAENLPAHVN